The Oncorhynchus mykiss isolate Arlee chromosome 5, USDA_OmykA_1.1, whole genome shotgun sequence DNA window GCACCATAATCTGCTCAGTGTGGACTGAACATGAACCATGCAGTTTATTTATAATCTGCTCAGTATGGACTGAACATGGACCACCAGTAATGCAGTTTATTTATAATCTGCTCAGTATGGACTGAACATGGACCATAAGTAATGCATTTTATTTATAATCTGCTCAGTATGGACTGAACATGGACCACCAGTAATGCAGTTTATTTATAATCTGCTCAGTATGGACTGAACATGGACCAGCACTAATGCAGTTTATTTATAATCTGCTCAGTATGGACTGAACATGGACCACCAGTAATGCAGTTTATTTATAATCTGCTCAGTATGGACTGAACATGGACCATAAGTAATGCAGTTTATTTATAATCTGCTCAGTATGGACTGAACATGGACCAGCACTAATGCAGTTTATTTATAATCTGCTCAGTATGGACTGAACATGGACCATAAGTAATGCAGCTGATCTACGATCTGATTTGGACAGTTATTTGGTCACAAATATGAATGAGAACCAACATTTGTACACCCCACATTCCACAAAGCCTACTGTCATTTTCTGAAACTACTCTCGACTGAGATGTTTAACGAAATACAAAACTGAATCTAGAAAATTGCACAACGTACAACTTTGTACAAATTTTCCCATGCAAAAAGAAGCTGATCAGTACCCAAATATATAAACAGAAAGCAAACTGAAATATAAACAATACATAAATATCAATACAAAATATTACTATTTGAGATTTAACAAGATCTATTGAAGTACATAGACACCAATGTCTTTGAGCACTCTTGGTCAAATATCACTGGCAGACAATGTGGCAAAGTGTACTGCCAGAGAGTACTATAGCTGAGATATGGTCGAATGATGGTTATTGCCTGTTATGAATTTGTTCATCACTTGTAACTCTTTACTCAAAGCCAACAGATTAGATATGTGATATCTATATGACACATTGTCAACAGATTCAAAATGGATGATAGTAAGTCAGGATCATGTAAAGAGTCATATAATGCATTGACTACATTACCATTATCCCTGTTAGCTCTAAACAAAGTGTACAAAGAAACGATCAGTGACTGAGATGAATAACCTTGCAAAATAAAAATTAATGTATCAAAATTCTCCAAACTGAACACTGATGGTTTGCTTAATGAAGACATCTGATTTACATTCAAGTAGTCTTCTTAAAGAAAACACAATTGAATTCATAGACGTGGCATTACATTacactgcactaaacaaggtGGAAACGTCATACTTATTTCTAGCACCATTTGGAATAAATGATACATTTTCAAAAGGGCAGAACTTTCATTGCTAGATTTCACTTTTACTTCTCTAGCTGAGACAACGGACAGCCATTTGTAATTTTTCTGTGCATCAAAAGTTGAATTGAGTTGACCCTTTGACTTATAGACCGATGCTTAATGTGTTGTTGATGCGTTtcatccgtctgtctgtctgtgtgtgtgtgtgctggcccAGGGGTTCGGGCCCTAAGCTTGGCTTTCCAGCAGCACTCGGTGAATCTCCTGGAAGGAAGGCCTCTCCTTGGTGTTCCTTCTCCAACAACACAGCATGATCTCATACAAAGAGTCAGGACACAGCACTGGCTGGGGCAGGTAGATCTACAACATATTGACAAGACAATCAGGTACAATACAGTAGAACATAGGCAGGTACATCTGCAGCAAAAGAGAGTGAGTCAGTTTGAGTGTGTCTCTCACCTGTCGTTTCTGGTCCCTGAAGAACTCCCCAGTGTTCTCTATGACCTGTTCATCAGTCAGCTGGGAGTAAGGCTGCTCCTTACAGAAGGTCAGGGTCTCCCACAGCGTCACCCCAAACGCCCACACGTCACTGGCTGTGGTGAACTTACCCTGGGAGTgaagaggcagaacaacagacaTTAGGCTACATAAGTTATTGAGTTTAGATGATTTGTAGGGGCTTAAAAAGGGGATAGTTCCTGTTAACCAAAGCCCTCATTCAAAGGCCCATTACAgtacacatacactgagtataccatagattaggaacaccccccccccctcccccctatgCCCTCAGAAACGCCTCAATTTGtcagagcatggactctacaatgtgtcaaaagcattctacagggatgctggcccatgttgactccaatgcttcccacagttgtgtcaagttggctggatgtcctttgggtggtggactattcttgatacacacaggaaactgttaagtgtgaaaaacccagaagcgttgcagttcttgacacaaaccggtgcacctgacaccgactaccataccccgttcaaaagcactcaaatcttttgtcttgcccattcaccttctgaatgtcacacatacacaatccatgtctcaattgtctcaaggcttaaaatgtCTTCTTCAACATgtctcctcccttcatctacactgattgaagtggaaaAAACATTATGAACAGACTATGTTTGATCCCACACTTGGGACTCTgactctattggttacacagacttttgacctcccatcctattctaaccacctcttgtCGGGTtagtattcatgttacctgatgaaattgctgtacaatatgaatcttgttgccatctaatgcacattcaaaagtcataaatcagcactgcagagctcttcCTGTCCTATGCCGTGATTCatgtctggaaatgtgcatgtacaccgtggcccatctactgttgctagcctcAATTCTGACTTGTggtctgatatctgcttcacttatttctgctctcgtaaaagcctgggttttctgcacgttaacactagaagtttattacctaaaatgtatcatttgaaagtgtgggttcacagctccaatcaaGATGTGTTGATCATTACggagacgtggttaaggaagaatgttttgaatactgatgttaacctttctggttcgAACCTTTtccggcaagacagatcttccaaaggtgggggagtggcaatcttaaccaaggatcaccttcagtgctcggttgtctccaccaagtctgtccccaaacaatttgatatgctggttttaagcattaaactttcaaatagctctttgttgactgttgctgggtgctttcgtcctccatcagcaccagcCTGTAcactacctgccctaagctctctcctggccccttacactaagtatgaatttgtcctgctaggtgacctaaactgggacatgcttaaaccacctgaccaagtcctaaagcaatgggactccctaaatctttctttAATGAGCAAGcgttccttcatgacctggcctctgtaaatgggtatagaatcagcttgatcccctctgtttaagacacttggaccttctttttaaaaatattttcagcAGTATTAttaacaaacacacccccataaagaaaatgagaattaaaaacaggttcagcccctggttcgaccgggatcttgcagagttactccacctcaagaattgcatttggcgaaaggctcggcacacacatactcaggctgactggctatcgttcaggcaaatgagaaataagtgcactcaggctatccggaaggccaaagttagttactttaaaggagcagttctctctctgtgggtctaaccccaagaagttctggaaaacggttaaagacctggagaataaaccctcctcctcacagctgcccatgtcccttaatgttgatgatgtggttgttactgacaataAGCATaaggctgagctctttaatcaccactgaCCACATTAAGTCAGGATtactatttgactcagccatgcctccttgcaggtccaacatttcctcatctcccaccccttctaacgCGACTAGCCCCGATGCtgctccctctttttcccctgccccgctacaaactTTTTCCCCacaggcggtcactgagtccgatatgctaaaggagctccttaaacttgaccccaaaaaaacatctgggtcagatggtttagaccctttcttctttaaggttggtGCCCCTGTCATCACcaagcctgtctctcctctctggggaggttcccattgcttggaaggcagccacgtttcatcctttatttaaaagggggagatcaagctgatcctaccTGTTATATGCCTAATTCTATTTGCCCGGTTatcaagtgttggaaaaacttgtcaataatcaactgactcgctttcttgatgtctatagtattctctcgggtatgcaatctggtttccgctcaggtgatggatgtgtcactgcaaccttaaaggtcctcaatgatgtcaccatttccCTTGaatctaagcaatgttgtgctgctatttttattgacttggccaaagattttgatacggtagaccattccattcttgtgggccggctatgGAGTATTGGGGTCTccgaggggtctttggcctggtttgctaactacctctctcaaagagtgcagtgtataaagtcagaacatctgctgtctcagccagtggctgtcaccaagggagtaccacaaggctcgatcctaggccctaagctcttctcaatttacatcaacaacatagctcaggcactagggagctctctcatccatttatatgcagatgatacagtcttatactcagctgacccttccccggattttgtgttaaatgcactacaacaaagctttcttagtgtccaacaagtgTTGGACACTAGTGTTCTCTGCCATtgaccttgttctgaacacctctaaaacaaaggtcatgtggtttggtaagaagaatgcccctctccccaccggtgtgattactacctctgagggtttagagcttgaggtagtcacttcacacaagtacttgggagtatggctagacagtgcACTGTCCCTCtgtcagcacatatcaaagctgctggctaaagttaaatctagacttgatttcctctatcgtaatcgctcctctttcaccccagctgccaaactaatcctgattcagatgaccatcctaaccatgctagattacggagacgtaatttataaatcggcaggtaagggtgctctcgtgaggctagatgttctttaccattcggccatcagatttgccaccaatgctccttataggacacctcactgcactctatactcctctgtaaactggtcatctctgtatacccgtctcTGTAGACTCACTGGTCGatgtttatttataaaaccctcttagatAGGGGGAGGCCTGAGATatttactgcagccctcatccttcacatacaacacccgttctgccagtcgcatccctgggtcgctcctcttttcagttcgctgcagctagcgactggaacgagctgcaacaaacactcaaactcgacagttttatctcaatctcttcattcaaagactcaatcatggacacttactgacagttgtggctgctttgcgtgatgtattgttgtctctaccttcttccccttgtgctgttgtctgtgccaaataatgcttgtaccatgttttgtgctgctaccatgttgtgttgctgccatgttgttgtcatgttgcctaccatgttgttgtcatgttgctacCATACTGtgatgtcatgtgttgctgccatgctatgttcttgtctttaggtctcttttctgtagtgttgtgttgtctcttgtcgtgatgtgtgttttgtcctatatttttttaaatgtttaatcccagcccccgtccctgcaggaatCTTTTTGCTTtttgctaggccgtcattgtaaataagaatttgttcttaaatgacttttctagttaaataaaggtaaaaaaaaagtgAACTAAGGTATCCATATTCCATATAAGACCACCAGGGGGCCACCACGTCTCACcagcttctccctccctccctctctccctccctccctcagtcctaCCAGCAGTATGCTCTCCCAGGACATCCATCGTATGGGCAGCACGGCCCGACCCTGGATGCGGTAGTAGTCTCCACTGTACAGGTTCCTGCTCATGCCAAAGTCAGCAATCTTGATGGTGTAGTTCTTCCCCACCAGACAGTTCCTCGTAGCCAGGTCTCTGTGGACAAAGTTAAGCGAGGAGAGGTACCTCATCCCTGAGGCAATCTGAGTGGCCATGTAGCGCAGGTCACTGTAGCtggagcagaggagaggcagagatggagagagagagagtcagcaccaggagaggtgaagagatatacaggattacacacacacacacccctgccccAGCCTCCATCCCCTTTTCCCTACCCGACAGTGGTTACGTTGCTGATGAGTGCTATCTGTCCCTCAGGTTCATGGCGGGACAGGAACTGGTTGAGGTCACCGTTCTCCATGTACTCTGTGATCATGCAGAGGGGGTCGCTGCAGATACACACGGCCAGCAGACGGATGATGTTGGGGTCCTTCAGACGTGACATGATCTTAATCTCCTTCAGGAAGTCATTCCTGATTATAACACAGAGGTCAGCGGTTAGAGGTCATTAGGGAGACTGAGAGCTTTGAATGATAAATAGGAATTAatcccaaaacacacacataaaacatgtGCTGGAAAAATCACTCAAAACATGTCTACGTTGTCAATACATTTGGGAGCAGCAGAGGCAGACATTCACTGTGTTCTCTAATCAGGAGTGTGCTTCCCCCTCACCTGGCGTTTTTGTTAGCATCTGCTCTGAGCATCTTAACAGCAACCAGTACTGGCTGGTTGTCACTGATGTTGAAGGAGAAATCCTCATCTATAAACTCCTTCATGCCCTCTGCCTCACACAAGTGGACCTGTAGGGAGACGGAACATGGAGACTCTGATCAACGCACTACATCTAGTGGTCACTAACGATGGTTCTAAAGAGCCTGGAGACTCTGATCAACACAAGACATCTAGTGGTCACTAACGATGGTTCTGACGATGGTTCTGAAGAGCCTGGAGACTCTGATCAACACACAACATCTAGTGGTCACTAACGATGGTTCTGACGATGGTTCTGAAGAGCCTGGAGACTCTGATCAACACACGGCATCTAGTGCTCACTAACAATGGTTCTGAAGAGCCTGGAGACTCTGATCAACACACGACATCTAGTGGTCACTAATGATGGTTCTAACGATGGTTCTGAAGAGCCTGGAGACTCTGATCAACACACGACATCTAGTGGTCACTAACGATGGTTCTGAAGAGCCACAAAGGTTGTGCAAGCTTTTTCTTCAGCCTAAATCACCAGAATAATCTAATTAATGACCCTGATCAATATTGTGCATAAGAAATGAGTTGAATTAATGTAAATCAAACATGGCATTGATTACTATGTAATGTCCAGAGAGCACAAACCTCTCCAAACTGTCCCTCGCCCAGCTTCTCTTTGAAGGTGAGCAGTTTCCTGGGGAACTCTTCCACTGCCACGTCCTTCCCTGACAGCAGGTCCATGGTTAAAGCAGGGACCGCGTACGTGTTGCCCCCGGTTACGCCCTGCAGGTTGACGATGTCTGCCTCGGCATAGTGAGGGACTCCGTCCTGGGCAACTGTTGCAATGGGAGCCTTGGAGGCTGTCACTGCTGTGCTGGTCAAAACTGATGCCAGAGAAAAAAGTTGAAGGTAGATTCAGCAATATGACATCATCATACACAATGGGGTGACTTCATGCTTCCAGAATGAGCAGACATGATAATTTTTCAACCTCCTTAATTCAACTCTCTCATGTCTTTTCTGGTCATTTAAACTCTGCCTTATGTGTCTGGTCTACTCACCGGCATCCTTGGAGGTGTGGGAGAACTCAGGTAGCATGCGTATGAGTCGTGAGGGTTCCTGGTAGTCAGGGCCCAGGGGGAAGATACGCTCGTAGGTGGAGCTAGACTCCTGCTCGCTGGGTGCTGACGATGATGTCGGGTTGTTGTGGCTGTAGGCGAACGTCTCGCTCTGTAGTGACAGACTAGCAGTTAGTTCATCGTCCAGCATCCGCCGCGAGGCCTAGAATAAAGGATGCTGGGGTAAAGAGACACATCTGACCAGCCTTGATTGATCAACACGTGGTAGTATTTATTTACCCAACTTTTAATCGTATTTTACATTTCCGGATTGTAACAAACAGTCACAATAACTAACGTTCACAATTCAGAGAAATGGAGCATCAAAATGCTTTTTTGACTCAGGAAAAACtcatttgtatgtatgtgtgaccAGGTGGCATCTCTCACCTTCTCCAGCATCTTCTGCCAGACCTGCCTCCAGAGGATGATGACAATGATGGCGACAAGGATAAGAATGATGGCCACCAGGCAGACAATCAGAATTCTGGTGTTGCTGTCATCTATTTTGTGGGTGGGGTCATCCCCtggggaggggatagaggaagACATAATTTGATTGGATTACATAATTAAAGCAGGAAATGCTTTGCATGAAATGCATTGCTCACGGGTGGGAGTATGTGTTACAGCTTGTGTTTGTGTGATGCATGTGGAGTGGGCACTGACCTGGTTGAGTGCTAGTGGGGGGGCTGCTGCCGGTCTTGGGGGGTGCCAGGGTAGTGTTGTACATGGCTGTGTCTGGAAGAGCAGAGACAGATGTGAATCACAACAAAGAACAGATAATAGTTTACAGATTCATATTGAAAGGGGTGTTCTCTATACATGAGCTGGAGGTGATCTGAGGTGTGTGTACCGGTACACATGTTTACCTGACTGGAAGGTGATTTCGCTAAACATCATCCAGGCTTCAGCAAAGTAGAACTGGCACTTGATTGCACTGGCCATATGATTGGCCAGAGAGATGGTGACGAAGCGGGCGCTGAGATTGACGTCATCCACCACGGGACTAAAGGAAAGGGGCGTGGCCTCCCAGTCAGCCTCAGAACGGAAGTAACACACCACCTGGCGGAATGCCTTGACATGCTTCATGAACATGTTGTTACAGTGCACctagaaacagagaaagagagagacagaaagagagaggggagagcaagagGGGTATTTGTTGTTACAGTGAAACAGGTTATTACAGTCAACCTGCAGGAAAAACGTTTTAGGGCGATGGAAATAGGGTCAAGCTGAAAGATTTGGAAATGCAATGCCTGTTATTTGGGAGGTGGTGAACACTTGAAATACCAGCTGGAGTAGCAAGAAATGGGActgccgagtggcgcagcggtctaaggcactgcatctcaatgctagaggtgtcactacagaccctggttcgattccagtctGTACCACAAcaggcacaattggcccagtgtcgtccggtttagggtttggctggggtaggctgtcattttaaataagaatttgttcttaactgacttacctagttaaataaataaataaaggttaaataaaaaaaaaagaggttGTCTGCCTCCCACCAATCCTTTCACACACACCTTCATGGTGGTGAAATTGCGAGTGCGGTCAAACTCGAACATGATCTCCACGTATCCATTGGGAAAGCTCTCATTAGTCCATCCCACATAGTCGTAACCAGGCCACACATTGTAGACGTGGCTGTGGGTGAAGTCATCTAATCCACACATTCCATCAGTCAGCTGGCCTAGCCCCTCCGTCATACTGGGGATGgagaaggaaaaggagagaggagatgaagaTAGAGCTCAGCGTTGGAGTATTTTGAGGTAGTCAAAATACAAAGTAAAAATCTCTAGAAAACTTTGTTTCTGTGGTGAACAAGAGAGTCTGTGGCTGAACTATCCTTTTAAGGAGACCTGGCGACATGTAAACAACTACTTGACAACCTTGCTTGGCACACAATAATGACTAGTTTCATGTTTAAttacaaatatttatttacaATGCTAAATATTTATTTTGTGAGGAGCAAGGTGGAGAGAAACTATTTCACTATGCGTTTGTTCAACCTCCCTCCACCCACCACTAGGTGGTAGCATCATATTATCCACCACCCTCAATATCTCATCTTGGCTGTGGTATCAAAACAGCCATTTTCTCTTCTTGGATTACTTTAACAGACTCAAActcagagagcgagaggagaaagaaagagagagggagagcgacttCCTGACTACTATAGCAGAGACAAACTGATGGCAGTGTCATGGAGGATATTGTTCAGCACACAGTGACTCAAACACTAACACAGAACGGAAGGATACCCAAATAGTCATTTATGCTCCCAAGAAGTCAGGTTTAATTCCAAAGACACTTAATCAAACTCTCCCACGCGTTCATGGATCAGAAGCCATCCGTGGgtgtaattgtttgtgtgtgtgtgctcctaacACTCCATTGCATAACTGCACAGAGAaaaatgacgtgtgtgtgtgtgtgtgtgtgtgcgtggcatAACCACAGTGATCCATGCCACGGTCTACATCCTGCCAGAACTATGGCAACCAGGCAACAACAGGGCCAGTGTGGAACCAAGGCTCAGAGGTTGGTGAAGGAAAGacaaaaggaggaggaggaataacagagaaTGAGGTTGGATGAACCGAGAGAGGAGGGATATATTGAGAGGCGGAATGAGAAGGAGGAAAAAAACAAGGACAAGGAGAGAAaggaaaagagaaaagaggagCAGCAAGATGACGAGGGAGGACGAGAAGGAAAAGGAGTTATGCACACCTACCTGTAGATGACGGCTCCATCATACACAGAGTCATTGAGGTGGACAGGCTGGCCCTCCAGACTCATCTGTTCTCCTGCTGGGGCGTTGTAGGACACCAGACCATCTGACATAGAGAGAGACTgcattagcccactgagctaaagcctaggcagcGAGTTTGCCCAACTCTGTCTACCTATGGCTGAGAGCTCCTCCTCatatccctttctcctctccatctgtcttacCAAGCCACTCACAGCCGTAGAGCTCTACCCTCATGCAGACGTTCATGGAGTGGTCTGAGACGGGCATGAATCTCACGAAGCGGGCGATGATCGGAGGCTCCAGGTCCTTCAGCACAATGTCATATGCATTCCTGTTTCCCTCTATCACCTACAGCCATGAATCAATCAACCAATTAGCGTAAATAATAAGAAATAAATCACACATTCCAGTTCCCCTTAACCACCGGAGAGTGACGTCACAAATCACCAAAATTACCATTATCAATGTATTAACATTTTTATATCCCTGTCCTCCTTGTCGATCATTAATCATGTAAATCAATAATCAAAAACGGACTGATTACCTGTTTGCCCTGTCTGTTCCTCCAGGAAATCCAGCGGCTGCTGTCACGGCTATATTTAATCTTGTACATCTGGGCGAACTCGTTGCCGATGCCCCCTGCGTGGCGGCCCTGGGTGCCCACCAGGGTGATGAAGTGGAGGGAACGCAGGTCTATCTGGAGGAACTCCTTTAGACTGTCTGGTTCAACCGTTATCTCTGGACACCACGCACCATCACCCTCCTCAAAGTCTaacctgagggtgggagataaaggggtggagaggatgggacaGAAAGGAAGGGGtgaagagggtgggagagagaggagggggtggagaggtgaggagagagggcaggagagggagagaacatgaataaaaaggagagtagagagaaagggaggcggtgaacacagatagagagaaagggaggagggaacagagagagagagatggagggaaagggaagagaaaagggagagagaggtcagtggaAATTGTGGTGGGTGGATGTCAGTTCATACAGTCTGTTAAACAAACACATTTGTCGTAAATTAATGTGAAAGTGTTCATGTAGGGTTGAGCtggcaggggagaggggaggctAGCCAGAATAAAACTATGCTGTCCAGAACAGAACCTAGATTACATCAGTCTAAAAATGAGAGCAGGCCACCCATTCTCCAACAAGCACACATGTATATgcaatcactctctctctgtttcttatttttctctctcgctctttccagGCTTAACCATGTGTTGTTTACACACAGGGAGCAGAAACTGATACCCAGTaaactgaaaacacacacacacacaatcttgaaAACTGTTTGTGAGTGTATATGAATGTgcatgagtgtttgtgtgtgtagttgtgggGGAGCCTGCATGTGTCCAGTCCACAATCGAAATTGAGAGGTATTTATagatgtatatgtgtgtttgtgtgtgtcattgGCGGCCGGTGCCacttaagatgagggaggatgataatTGTtgttatgagcatggccttatttctattacagcataatggatgactgtcattcatattccattcacccagatcaatgtaacatcaataggtttaggctattacatgatactctaatttccCCTATACACATTGTCGTGTCTCTGGCATCATtaaagtgaagactgttattttatcaaatcaattctctgtaattattattacgtgattaaactaatcatgtaaatcaAATTAACTAcgaagttggggcaccaaggaaaatcttcagattaaaagatataattttcctaatataattcttcagatattttaatatctgaacAATTGGTCTTGTAATTAATAAATAATTATATAAATAATTATtactttaaagggaatacaattATCTTTCATTGAAGGTTTAAAAATCAccttacatcatttcacaaatagtttcagcTTTCCTCTTTCATTTTATacaagagacagagatatagtcATGtcacagcttttttccatctacgtaacattgcaaaaatcagaaactttctgtccaaaaatgatgcagaaaaatgaatccatgcttttgtcacttctaggttagactactgcaatgctctactttccggctacccggataaagcactaaataaacttcagttagtgctaaatacggctgctagaatcctgactagaaccaaaacaattgatcatattactccagtgctagcctctctacactggcttcctgtcaaagcaagggctgatttcaaggctttactgctaacctacaaagcattacatgggcttgctcctacctatctctctgatttggtcctgccgtacatacctacacgtacgctacggtcacaagacgcaggcctcctaattgtccctagaatgtctaagcaaacagctggaggcaggg harbors:
- the LOC110524573 gene encoding discoidin domain-containing receptor 2 isoform X3, encoding MKCLWGGHFPLIILLYLLGDVTSQVNPGVCRYPLGMSGGQIQDEDISASSQWSESTAARYGRLDFEEGDGAWCPEITVEPDSLKEFLQIDLRSLHFITLVGTQGRHAGGIGNEFAQMYKIKYSRDSSRWISWRNRQGKQVIEGNRNAYDIVLKDLEPPIIARFVRFMPVSDHSMNVCMRVELYGCEWLDGLVSYNAPAGEQMSLEGQPVHLNDSVYDGAVIYSMTEGLGQLTDGMCGLDDFTHSHVYNVWPGYDYVGWTNESFPNGYVEIMFEFDRTRNFTTMKVHCNNMFMKHVKAFRQVVCYFRSEADWEATPLSFSPVVDDVNLSARFVTISLANHMASAIKCQFYFAEAWMMFSEITFQSDTAMYNTTLAPPKTGSSPPTSTQPGDDPTHKIDDSNTRILIVCLVAIILILVAIIVIILWRQVWQKMLEKSETFAYSHNNPTSSSAPSEQESSSTYERIFPLGPDYQEPSRLIRMLPEFSHTSKDAVLTSTAVTASKAPIATVAQDGVPHYAEADIVNLQGVTGGNTYAVPALTMDLLSGKDVAVEEFPRKLLTFKEKLGEGQFGEVHLCEAEGMKEFIDEDFSFNISDNQPVLVAVKMLRADANKNARNDFLKEIKIMSRLKDPNIIRLLAVCICSDPLCMITEYMENGDLNQFLSRHEPEGQIALISNVTTVGYSDLRYMATQIASGMRYLSSLNFVHRDLATRNCLVGKNYTIKIADFGMSRNLYSGDYYRIQGRAVLPIRWMSWESILLGKFTTASDVWAFGVTLWETLTFCKEQPYSQLTDEQVIENTGEFFRDQKRQIYLPQPVLCPDSLYEIMLCCWRRNTKERPSFQEIHRVLLESQA
- the LOC110524573 gene encoding discoidin domain-containing receptor 2 isoform X2; translation: MKCLWGGHFPLIILLYLLGDVTSQVNPGVCRYPLGMSGGQIQDEDISASSQWSESTAARYGRLDFEEGDGAWCPEITVEPDSLKEFLQIDLRSLHFITLVGTQGRHAGGIGNEFAQMYKIKYSRDSSRWISWRNRQGKQVIEGNRNAYDIVLKDLEPPIIARFVRFMPVSDHSMNVCMRVELYGCEWLDGLVSYNAPAGEQMSLEGQPVHLNDSVYDGAVIYSMTEGLGQLTDGMCGLDDFTHSHVYNVWPGYDYVGWTNESFPNGYVEIMFEFDRTRNFTTMKVHCNNMFMKHVKAFRQVVCYFRSEADWEATPLSFSPVVDDVNLSARFVTISLANHMASAIKCQFYFAEAWMMFSEITFQSDTAMYNTTLAPPKTGSSPPTSTQPDDSNTRILIVCLVAIILILVAIIVIILWRQVWQKMLEKASRRMLDDELTASLSLQSETFAYSHNNPTSSSAPSEQESSSTYERIFPLGPDYQEPSRLIRMLPEFSHTSKDAVLTSTAVTASKAPIATVAQDGVPHYAEADIVNLQGVTGGNTYAVPALTMDLLSGKDVAVEEFPRKLLTFKEKLGEGQFGEVHLCEAEGMKEFIDEDFSFNISDNQPVLVAVKMLRADANKNARNDFLKEIKIMSRLKDPNIIRLLAVCICSDPLCMITEYMENGDLNQFLSRHEPEGQIALISNVTTVGYSDLRYMATQIASGMRYLSSLNFVHRDLATRNCLVGKNYTIKIADFGMSRNLYSGDYYRIQGRAVLPIRWMSWESILLGKFTTASDVWAFGVTLWETLTFCKEQPYSQLTDEQVIENTGEFFRDQKRQIYLPQPVLCPDSLYEIMLCCWRRNTKERPSFQEIHRVLLESQA
- the LOC110524573 gene encoding discoidin domain-containing receptor 2 isoform X4, producing the protein MKCLWGGHFPLIILLYLLGDVTSQVNPGVCRYPLGMSGGQIQDEDISASSQWSESTAARYGRLDFEEGDGAWCPEITVEPDSLKEFLQIDLRSLHFITLVGTQGRHAGGIGNEFAQMYKIKYSRDSSRWISWRNRQGKQVIEGNRNAYDIVLKDLEPPIIARFVRFMPVSDHSMNVCMRVELYGCEWLDGLVSYNAPAGEQMSLEGQPVHLNDSVYDGAVIYSMTEGLGQLTDGMCGLDDFTHSHVYNVWPGYDYVGWTNESFPNGYVEIMFEFDRTRNFTTMKVHCNNMFMKHVKAFRQVVCYFRSEADWEATPLSFSPVVDDVNLSARFVTISLANHMASAIKCQFYFAEAWMMFSEITFQSDTAMYNTTLAPPKTGSSPPTSTQPDDSNTRILIVCLVAIILILVAIIVIILWRQVWQKMLEKSETFAYSHNNPTSSSAPSEQESSSTYERIFPLGPDYQEPSRLIRMLPEFSHTSKDAVLTSTAVTASKAPIATVAQDGVPHYAEADIVNLQGVTGGNTYAVPALTMDLLSGKDVAVEEFPRKLLTFKEKLGEGQFGEVHLCEAEGMKEFIDEDFSFNISDNQPVLVAVKMLRADANKNARNDFLKEIKIMSRLKDPNIIRLLAVCICSDPLCMITEYMENGDLNQFLSRHEPEGQIALISNVTTVGYSDLRYMATQIASGMRYLSSLNFVHRDLATRNCLVGKNYTIKIADFGMSRNLYSGDYYRIQGRAVLPIRWMSWESILLGKFTTASDVWAFGVTLWETLTFCKEQPYSQLTDEQVIENTGEFFRDQKRQIYLPQPVLCPDSLYEIMLCCWRRNTKERPSFQEIHRVLLESQA